The nucleotide window CGCCGTGGGCGAGCGCGCGAGGATCGCGATCGAGTGCCGCGTCGGCACCGGCGGCTGATCAGTCCTCACCGACGTCGTCCCAGAGTTCGTCGACCCGGTCGCTGGGGTCGCCACGGTCGATATTCCGGAGGTCGAGCCCGTCCGCTTCGACGTCGAGTTCCAGTCGGTCGATCACGGTTTCGTACACCTGGTGGTGGTTCCCGTCCGGGTCGATATGCGTGTGCTCGACGAGCATCTCCGCCTCGACCATCTCCGAGACGCGGCGGTAGATCGTCGATTTCGCGACGCCACACTCGGTTTCGAGGGTCCGCACCGAGGCTGGCGATCGCCCCGCGACGACCAGAATCTCTCGAACGACCGGATCGCCAAGCAGGTCCAGGACGGTGTCGGCCTCGAAGGTCACAGGACCGACTGTATCGGCGTCGAGCGGTTAAGCGTTCGCCAGCCCCCGGCCGAGAGTTGCCGGTTGCGTGTGCCTCACTTGTCGTGACTGCGTGCCCTGCTCCTGTGAGCGTGACACACGACACGGTCCACCACGCCTCGGTCGTGCGTGGGCCGCATGGAGGTGACCGATGGACGCGACAGCAGTGACGCGACGGCAGTATCTCGCGAGCACCGGCGGCCTCGCCGTCCTCGGACTCGCCGGCTGTTCGTCCGGCGACGGCGGAGCGGGCCCGGACGGCAGCACCGTCGAGATGGTCAGCAACGGCGACGGCCACCACTTTCACCCGCACGTCCTCCGGATCGAACCCGGCGAGACGGTCACCTGGACGCTGGAGAGCGGCGTCCACACCGCGACGGCGTACGCGTCGGCCAACGATCGCCCGGACCGAATTCCCGAGGCTGCGGCGGCCTGGGACAGCACCACCATCGCGGAGGAGGGCGCGGAGTTCACGAAGACCTTCGAAATCACGGGCGTCTACGACTACTTCTGTCGACCCCACGAGGCCGGCGGGATGCTCGGGTCGATCGTCGTCGGGGAATCGAGCGACGGCCCGGGGCTGGCTGCCCCGCAGTCCGCCCTCCCAGAGGGTGCGCGGACGAAGATCGAATCTTTGAATCACGAGGCCACGGAGGGCGAGAGCGATCACGATCACTGACGCGACAGCCCGGTCGATCCGAAACGGTCAACTGGCTCGACGGCGACCGTCCGTCGGATGCCCCCCACAGTCGTCCTCGACGCGAACGCCCTCATGGCGCCCGTCGAGGTCGGCGTCCGCGTCTTCGACGAGTGCGACCGCCTGCTCGGGAATCCCGACTACGTCGTCCCCGCGGCCGTCCACGCGGAACTGGAACGACTCGCCGCGGGCAGTGGCGAGGCCGCGACGGCCGCCGGCGTCGGCCTCGACCTGGCCGAGCGGTGTACGATCCGCGAGACGCCCGCCGAATCGGGCGATCAGGCCGTCGTCGACCTCGCTCACGAGCCCGGCGTCACCCACGTCGTCACCAACGACGCCGCGTTGCGGCGGGTGTTGCTCGACGCGGGCGTTCCGGTAGTTAGTTCAAGGGGCCAGCACAAACTCACGCTCACTCGACCATAACATGTACAAACGCGTCAGACTCCGGGATACCGTCGAGGTGCCCCCCGAACACCTCGACGACGTGACTCCGGAGCTCATCACGAAGCTGCTGCGGGACAAACTCGAAGGACGCCTCGACGAAGAGGTCGGATCGGTCGTCTCGGTGATCGACGTCCACGACATCGGCACGGGCGCGGTCGTGCCCAACCAGCCCGGCGTCTATTATACCGCCGAGTTCGACGCGATCACGTTCGACCCCCACATGCAGGAAGTCGTCGACGGCGAGGTCGTCGAAGTCGTCGAATTCGGCGCGTTCGTCGGCCTCGGCCCGGTCGACGGCCTCCTGCACGTCTCACAGATCGCCGACGAATACCTCGCCTACGACGGCGAGAATCAGCGGTTGGCCTCACGCGAGGACGACAAGGCCCTCGGCGTCGGCGATTCGGTGCGCACACGGATCGTCACCAAATCGATCGACGAGCGCAACCCGCGGGACTCGAAGATCGGCCTGACGGCCAAACAGGTCGGCCTGGGCAAACTCGGCTGGCTCGACAGCGAGTACGAGGCCCGCCAGGCACAGACGGGTGAGGCCGATGGCTAAGCGACTCGTCTGCCGGGAGTGTCACCGCGTCCAGGACGCCGAAATCACCGAGGGCGACGCCTGCATGGCGTGTGGGTCGAACTCGCTGACCGAAGACTGGGCGGGCTACGTCGTGATCGGCCACCCCGAGGACAGCGAGATCGCCACCGAGATGGAGGTCACCGAGCCCGGAAAGTACGCGCTGAAGGTCCGCTAACCGTGTCCGCGCCCGACGATCGCTCCGACGTGCTCGTGAGTGTCCCGGATCAGCTTCGGGACGACCTGCGCGAGGCGCTCGGCCCGGTCTACGAGGACGCGGCGGCACTGCTGGCCGACGTCGACGGCCCGATCGCCGCGGTGGGCGACATCGTCACCTACCACCTCCTGGAGGCGGGTCACTCACCCGCGCTCGCGCTCGTCGACGAACGCACCGAGCGGTCGGCCGTCGAGGAGACGGTCCTGGAGTCGGTCCGTCCGGACCAGGGTGGGCCCGACGCGTGGTTCGATCAGCGCATCGAGACCGCGAACCCCGCGGGCACGATCACGACGGCGCTGCTCGAAGCGATCGAGGTGGGCCTGACCGTCCCCGAGCAACGCGTGCTCGTCCGTGTCGACGGCGAAGAGGACCTCGCGACCCTGCCCGTCGTCGCGCTCGCGCCGTCGGACTGGACGGTCGTGTACGGCCAGCCAGACGTCGGCATGGTCGCTGCCCCCGTCTCGACGGCGACGCGATCGACCGTCCGCGAGTTGATCGGTCGGATGGACGGCGAGTCCGAGCGCCTGCTCGACCGACTCGACACGAACGCGGCCTGAGATCGGTGTCACGGGCGGCGCCACGCCGTGAGAGCAATACTCAAGGATTAATACCCGGGGGGTCGAACGGATCCGGACAGAATGGACTTCGCCGTGCTCGTCGCCCGTGGCGTCTTGATCGTCATGCAGTTCGTCGTGTTCGGACTCTCGCTGGGCATCACGGTCATCAGCTTCCAGGCCTACCGCGATTCGGGCAGTGAGCGTCTCCAGTACGCCTTCATCGGCTTTGCCTTCCTCAGTATGGGCGTCGCGCTGGGGAACGTCGTCACCCAGATCGGGACGTCGGCCGGCGGATCCGAACTCCTCCAGGTGTTTTTCCACACGACGCGGATGGTTCCGTTCGCGGTCGGGTTCGCGGCGCTCTACGTCTCGCTGTACCGCTAGTCGGCCGTCTGGAGCCAGAAGTCACGTCGTTTATAGGACTGGAGCGCGTCTAGATGTGCAATGACCGACGGAACGCACGTGACGCGACTGTTCGGGGGGCCGGGGAGCGGGAAGACGACGGCACTGCTCGACCGGGTCGAAGAGATCCTCGACGGTGACGTCGACGTTCGAGACATACTGGTCGTCTCGTATACCCGGGCGGCCGCGGCGGAGATTCGCGAACGCCTGGCCGAGCGGTTGGACACGACGCCTCGGCACCTCCAGGGCAACGTCTGTACGATGCACGCGAAAGCGTACGAACTGCTCGATCTGTCGAGTGCCGACGTCGTCGACGAGTCCGCCAAGGAGGCCTTCTGTGACGAGTTCGGGATCGACTACGAAGACGAAAACGACAGTTCCCGACATCGCACCGCCCGGTCGACGACGATGGGCAACAAGATCATCGCCACCAGCCAGTGGCTCCAGCGGACCGGTCGCGACGTCGCGGACTGGTACGACGTCCCCTTCCAGTGGAACGACGACGAAGTGCGTCTCCCGCCGGAGATCGACGACAACGCCCAGACCGGCAACAAGTACACCCCGACCTGGCCCAGCGACGACGACCGCGTGGACGTCCCCGAGGCGATCCGGGCCTGGCGCACCTACAAGGGTGACAACGGCATCGTGGGCTTCGCAGACATGCTCGAACGGGTCGCCCAGCGCTCGCTGGTCCCCTCGGTCGATTACCTGGTGATCGACGAGTTCCAGGACATCACGACGCTGCAACATCAGGTCTACCAGGAGTGGAAACCGTACGTCGACACCGTCCTGATCGCCGGTGACGACGACCAGGTGGTCTACGCCTGGCAAGGCGCCGACCCCGATCTCTTGCTCGACGAACCGGTCGACGAGGACGTCGTCCTCCCCAACTCCTATCGGTTGCCCTCGAAGATCCTCGACGTCGTCAACCGCGAGGTCGAACACATCGACAAACGCCAGGACAAGGACCTCGACCCGCGCAAAGAGGGCGGCACCGTCGAGGCCGTGCGCCGGCCCTCGATGCTCGAAGTCGTCCGGAACGTCCGGGGGACCGTCGAGGAGACCGACGGGTCGATCATGCTCCTCTTTCGGGCGCGCTATCAGATGTTTCAGTTCATGGACGAGTTCATCGACGAGGGGATCCCCTTTAGCGTGTTGACCGATCAGCGGATGTGGACCGATCGGCTCACTCAGTACGTCCGCGGGATCGAAAACCTCGATTCGGGCGAGGAACTCACCGCGCTGCAGGCCCGCCGCCTGGCCGATATGTTCGCAGACTCGGCGTTTGGGACGGGCGAGCGTGACGACCTGTTCGACGCCATCGACGAACTGACCGATGCCGCCGAGACGGACGATCTGACCGAGATTCCGATCGATCCGGATCTGATCGACGAGCACGTCCCGTTCGCACCCGATCCGAGCGCCGCGGCGGACATGCTCCGGAAGGTCACGAGTTTCCAGGAGTCCTCGATCGAGGCGTACTTCGCTGGCGACTATCAGGGGATGGATCCGAACCGCGTCCGCGTCGGGACGATCCACTCCG belongs to Halococcoides cellulosivorans and includes:
- a CDS encoding winged helix-turn-helix domain-containing protein; this encodes MTFEADTVLDLLGDPVVREILVVAGRSPASVRTLETECGVAKSTIYRRVSEMVEAEMLVEHTHIDPDGNHHQVYETVIDRLELDVEADGLDLRNIDRGDPSDRVDELWDDVGED
- a CDS encoding PIN domain-containing protein; protein product: MPPTVVLDANALMAPVEVGVRVFDECDRLLGNPDYVVPAAVHAELERLAAGSGEAATAAGVGLDLAERCTIRETPAESGDQAVVDLAHEPGVTHVVTNDAALRRVLLDAGVPVVSSRGQHKLTLTRP
- a CDS encoding cupredoxin domain-containing protein; its protein translation is MDATAVTRRQYLASTGGLAVLGLAGCSSGDGGAGPDGSTVEMVSNGDGHHFHPHVLRIEPGETVTWTLESGVHTATAYASANDRPDRIPEAAAAWDSTTIAEEGAEFTKTFEITGVYDYFCRPHEAGGMLGSIVVGESSDGPGLAAPQSALPEGARTKIESLNHEATEGESDHDH
- the spt4 gene encoding transcription elongation factor subunit Spt4, which translates into the protein MAKRLVCRECHRVQDAEITEGDACMACGSNSLTEDWAGYVVIGHPEDSEIATEMEVTEPGKYALKVR
- a CDS encoding DNA-directed RNA polymerase → MYKRVRLRDTVEVPPEHLDDVTPELITKLLRDKLEGRLDEEVGSVVSVIDVHDIGTGAVVPNQPGVYYTAEFDAITFDPHMQEVVDGEVVEVVEFGAFVGLGPVDGLLHVSQIADEYLAYDGENQRLASREDDKALGVGDSVRTRIVTKSIDERNPRDSKIGLTAKQVGLGKLGWLDSEYEARQAQTGEADG
- a CDS encoding GTP-dependent dephospho-CoA kinase family protein — translated: MSAPDDRSDVLVSVPDQLRDDLREALGPVYEDAAALLADVDGPIAAVGDIVTYHLLEAGHSPALALVDERTERSAVEETVLESVRPDQGGPDAWFDQRIETANPAGTITTALLEAIEVGLTVPEQRVLVRVDGEEDLATLPVVALAPSDWTVVYGQPDVGMVAAPVSTATRSTVRELIGRMDGESERLLDRLDTNAA
- a CDS encoding DUF7521 family protein — its product is MDFAVLVARGVLIVMQFVVFGLSLGITVISFQAYRDSGSERLQYAFIGFAFLSMGVALGNVVTQIGTSAGGSELLQVFFHTTRMVPFAVGFAALYVSLYR
- a CDS encoding UvrD-helicase domain-containing protein; the protein is MTDGTHVTRLFGGPGSGKTTALLDRVEEILDGDVDVRDILVVSYTRAAAAEIRERLAERLDTTPRHLQGNVCTMHAKAYELLDLSSADVVDESAKEAFCDEFGIDYEDENDSSRHRTARSTTMGNKIIATSQWLQRTGRDVADWYDVPFQWNDDEVRLPPEIDDNAQTGNKYTPTWPSDDDRVDVPEAIRAWRTYKGDNGIVGFADMLERVAQRSLVPSVDYLVIDEFQDITTLQHQVYQEWKPYVDTVLIAGDDDQVVYAWQGADPDLLLDEPVDEDVVLPNSYRLPSKILDVVNREVEHIDKRQDKDLDPRKEGGTVEAVRRPSMLEVVRNVRGTVEETDGSIMLLFRARYQMFQFMDEFIDEGIPFSVLTDQRMWTDRLTQYVRGIENLDSGEELTALQARRLADMFADSAFGTGERDDLFDAIDELTDAAETDDLTEIPIDPDLIDEHVPFAPDPSAAADMLRKVTSFQESSIEAYFAGDYQGMDPNRVRVGTIHSAKGREADHVLLATDLTEKVVEQMAATVRQENIDVEGVEEFTKTTSPVPTLTDNERRVFYVGMSRARERLVILENLVDGAPTLPIDVLLTNGPTEEDPQTLIDESERVAPTH